The Candidatus Endomicrobium procryptotermitis genome has a window encoding:
- a CDS encoding glycosyltransferase family 9 protein has protein sequence MIKKIRIWFKEFRKYFAKLIFDKKINPSAFLNISESKNILFLKYDNKIGDMAVLSLVFREFKRYYPQVRILVLCGKDNKEIIKYNPYVDEIIEISGKFIKDFGIYKALKQMTIDIAVDFFIFNPRPKHLFAIRTIAPKFLIGFHKQNYKMYDFSINCDVNELHISKRYESLLKELGIKPSSLDYDIFLNPEDERKAKTLFKDGKNNLIINPFAASKHRSFSFEKLQELIVKLKEKKDLNIYVICPKRYSNLLNGLYGAVLLDIDSILESAAFVKYCDYIISPDTSIVHIAAAFKKKMLALFLDYSDFEEKICKVWAPPDYEGAFKVCVDTKNGALENDIKNIDNSLIIEKFINLTLRVN, from the coding sequence ATGATAAAGAAAATAAGAATATGGTTTAAGGAATTTAGAAAATATTTTGCTAAATTAATCTTTGATAAGAAAATAAATCCATCTGCATTTTTGAATATCTCCGAGTCAAAAAATATTTTATTTTTAAAATATGACAATAAAATTGGAGATATGGCAGTACTGTCTCTGGTTTTCAGGGAATTCAAAAGATATTATCCACAAGTCAGAATTTTAGTACTGTGCGGCAAAGATAATAAAGAAATAATCAAATATAATCCGTATGTTGATGAGATAATTGAAATAAGCGGGAAATTTATAAAAGATTTCGGAATATATAAAGCGCTGAAACAGATGACAATAGATATAGCTGTTGATTTTTTTATATTTAATCCAAGACCCAAACATCTGTTTGCAATAAGAACTATTGCTCCGAAGTTTTTGATAGGGTTTCACAAACAAAATTATAAGATGTACGATTTTTCTATCAATTGCGATGTAAACGAACTCCATATTTCAAAAAGATATGAAAGTCTTTTGAAAGAGCTGGGGATAAAGCCTTCTTCTTTGGATTATGATATTTTTTTAAATCCAGAAGATGAAAGAAAAGCGAAAACTTTATTTAAAGATGGCAAAAATAATCTTATAATAAATCCTTTTGCCGCAAGTAAGCATCGCAGTTTTTCTTTTGAAAAATTGCAGGAACTCATAGTCAAATTGAAAGAAAAGAAAGATTTAAATATATACGTAATATGCCCAAAAAGATATTCGAATTTGCTGAATGGTTTATACGGAGCTGTATTGTTGGATATCGATTCAATATTGGAAAGCGCAGCTTTTGTCAAATACTGCGATTATATAATCTCTCCGGACACTTCAATTGTTCACATTGCCGCCGCTTTTAAGAAAAAAATGCTGGCTTTATTTTTGGATTATTCCGATTTCGAAGAAAAGATATGCAAAGTTTGGGCCCCTCCAGATTATGAAGGAGCATTTAAAGTATGCGTTGATACAAAAAATGGTGCTTTAGAAAACGATATTAAGAACATAGACAATAGTTTGATAATTGAAAAATTTATAAATTTGACATTAAGGGTAAATTAA
- a CDS encoding glycosyltransferase family 2 protein yields the protein MKLMISVPIFNRKKYLEITAKSLYECLNIDKTSIKVFDDQSTEFDINYLKTLFNKKNTEVIERDNKHEHADAHQYHIIQDFLATDNDVLLFCDSDLLLRPDAIDYIFKTFDRTDGMLGLYNSELHRDIYFDGEFVYKEDVGFAGICVSRKLLEKFISVQKKGRSMDFKLSKFLISQGVRLLVPKSCYVQHIGFDGQNCGSFSVEFTQNFMPLSEFNKEIIHKMIPIAIKMQSDMIKYLLFSDKYRRHGFMLHQPHKYLTKNRKIKKLKAYYAENYPVKRNSDEEQDAKA from the coding sequence ATGAAATTAATGATTTCTGTTCCTATTTTTAACAGAAAAAAGTATCTTGAAATTACTGCAAAATCTCTATACGAATGTTTGAATATTGACAAAACTTCGATTAAAGTTTTTGATGATCAAAGTACCGAATTTGACATAAATTACCTTAAGACGCTTTTCAATAAAAAGAATACGGAAGTTATTGAACGCGATAATAAACACGAACATGCAGATGCGCATCAGTATCATATAATTCAGGATTTTTTAGCTACAGATAATGACGTTCTTTTGTTTTGTGATTCCGATTTGTTGTTAAGACCGGATGCAATAGATTATATATTTAAAACATTTGACAGAACTGACGGCATGCTTGGGCTTTATAATTCCGAACTTCACAGAGATATTTACTTTGACGGCGAATTTGTTTATAAGGAAGATGTCGGCTTTGCCGGAATATGCGTATCCAGAAAACTGTTGGAGAAATTTATTTCAGTGCAAAAAAAAGGACGATCAATGGATTTTAAGCTTTCAAAGTTTTTAATATCACAAGGCGTCAGGCTTCTTGTTCCAAAAAGCTGCTATGTTCAGCATATTGGGTTTGACGGTCAAAACTGCGGAAGTTTTTCAGTTGAGTTTACTCAGAATTTTATGCCTTTATCCGAATTTAATAAAGAAATAATACATAAAATGATTCCGATAGCAATAAAAATGCAGTCGGATATGATAAAGTATCTTTTATTTAGCGACAAGTACAGGCGGCACGGTTTTATGCTGCACCAGCCTCATAAATATCTGACAAAAAATAGAAAAATAAAAAAACTCAAAGCGTATTATGCCGAAAATTATCCGGTTAAGAGAAACAGTGATGAAGAACAAGACGCTAAAGCTTAG
- a CDS encoding sulfatase-like hydrolase/transferase, with protein sequence MKNKTLKLRNNFFRLELSIAYLLIFLAIFFISRTALYIAAQTFFKGVPITVFICVLVQGMRFDIFAICTFCGAFIFLLNLPVNSKKFIKIICAFLNVFILVFLFVLAADVIYFTLFEKHLTTEFLLAESHFGYFLSLAFGEYIFMTILIIAMTVLLFYFSLKIIDKFYTPPNRKIVFNAVVLAVMTCLIIIAVRGGLQERILSISDAYKKGRIMGELKLNGIFTSLISIRSKTEANKINIEFEDALNIVKKALADPGEFLPNEKYPLMRQRIKFNVVGKGYNVIIILLESWQKDYIDSMAGTSYGVTPNFDALVKKSIVYDRFYANGQRSIMGLMSVFFGFPYVRGLPYMGYGLENFGQTRLPLILAENGYDNVFVQGDKRESDNAIALANYLGFKEAYGKQDIPLLNRYDANISKGYDLDGLQFFFNKVNLLKRPFFAFYFTTTTHIPYAKTILKSLEKYQEDGTEKTGYLNRLYYADHALGEFMRQSENEPWFENTVFIMCSDHQAYGIGGKHGEFEKTKMDKTFKIPMIIYSPALFKPEVNNELGSQFDIVPTIIDILNIETPYSSLGKSLFSKADKRFAFLSYEGDQVYLINNEGAAWQDWKAQSNSSYDMNKENGKLLFSVEKTIYNLIIQDKWFDKKKLN encoded by the coding sequence ATGAAGAACAAGACGCTAAAGCTTAGAAATAATTTTTTTAGATTGGAACTTTCTATTGCATATCTTTTAATATTTCTTGCAATCTTTTTCATTTCAAGGACGGCTCTATATATTGCCGCACAAACTTTTTTTAAGGGTGTTCCCATAACAGTTTTTATATGTGTGCTTGTGCAGGGAATGCGTTTTGACATATTTGCGATCTGTACCTTTTGCGGCGCTTTTATATTTTTGCTGAATCTTCCGGTTAATTCAAAGAAATTTATTAAAATAATATGTGCATTTCTGAACGTTTTCATTCTTGTTTTTTTATTTGTTCTTGCCGCCGACGTAATATATTTCACACTTTTTGAAAAACATCTTACCACTGAATTTTTACTTGCAGAAAGCCACTTCGGCTATTTTTTAAGCCTTGCCTTCGGTGAATACATTTTTATGACAATTTTGATAATAGCTATGACAGTTTTGTTATTTTACTTTTCGTTAAAAATCATTGATAAGTTTTATACTCCTCCGAACAGAAAGATTGTGTTTAACGCTGTTGTTCTTGCAGTAATGACATGCCTGATTATTATCGCTGTGCGAGGCGGCTTGCAGGAAAGGATTCTTTCCATATCAGACGCCTATAAAAAAGGACGCATAATGGGAGAGTTGAAGCTCAATGGAATTTTTACTTCTCTGATAAGCATAAGATCGAAAACCGAAGCGAATAAAATAAATATAGAGTTTGAAGATGCACTAAATATCGTAAAGAAAGCTCTTGCGGATCCAGGAGAGTTTCTGCCCAATGAAAAATATCCTCTTATGAGACAGAGAATTAAATTTAATGTTGTCGGTAAAGGCTATAATGTTATTATAATTCTTCTGGAAAGCTGGCAGAAAGATTATATAGATTCCATGGCAGGCACATCATACGGAGTTACTCCTAATTTTGACGCGTTGGTCAAAAAATCAATAGTGTATGATAGATTTTACGCTAACGGACAGCGCAGCATAATGGGGCTTATGTCGGTTTTTTTTGGCTTTCCTTATGTACGCGGGCTTCCGTATATGGGATATGGACTTGAAAATTTTGGACAGACAAGACTGCCACTTATACTTGCTGAAAACGGATATGACAATGTATTTGTTCAAGGGGACAAGAGAGAGTCTGATAATGCCATAGCGCTTGCAAATTACCTCGGTTTTAAAGAAGCGTACGGCAAACAAGATATACCTCTTCTTAACAGGTATGACGCTAATATCAGTAAAGGATATGATCTAGATGGACTGCAGTTCTTTTTTAATAAAGTTAATTTACTGAAAAGGCCTTTTTTCGCTTTTTATTTTACCACCACAACCCACATACCTTATGCGAAAACCATTTTGAAATCGCTGGAAAAATATCAGGAAGATGGCACGGAAAAAACGGGATATCTTAACAGACTTTATTATGCGGATCATGCCTTGGGCGAATTCATGAGACAGTCGGAAAACGAACCTTGGTTTGAAAATACCGTTTTTATAATGTGCTCGGATCATCAGGCGTACGGCATTGGCGGAAAACACGGCGAGTTTGAAAAAACTAAAATGGATAAAACTTTTAAGATACCTATGATTATATACTCTCCTGCGCTGTTCAAGCCTGAAGTAAACAATGAACTCGGCAGCCAGTTCGATATTGTACCGACGATAATTGATATTCTTAATATTGAAACGCCTTATTCATCGCTGGGGAAAAGTTTATTCTCAAAAGCGGATAAAAGATTTGCATTCCTTTCATATGAAGGGGATCAAGTTTATCTGATAAATAACGAAGGCGCTGCATGGCAGGATTGGAAAGCCCAGTCAAACAGCAGCTATGATATGAATAAAGAAAATGGTAAACTTTTGTTTTCCGTAGAAAAAACGATATATAATCTTATAATACAAGATAAATGGTTTGACAAGAAAAAGCTTAACTAA
- the hisD gene encoding histidinol dehydrogenase: MDKKRISNYVSDIIEDIKKNGDKAIFKYLKKFDGIDLSKKGYKVSQKTIDEAVKCVPASLKKVLKASYSNVSAFHKYEYSQIKKSWKFTKNGVTVGQFYNSIESVGLYIPGGHFSYPSTVIMAAIAAKAAGVKRIVMATPPNKMSDAVLYTARLCGIEEIYCIGGIMAVAALAYGSETIKKVDMIVGPGNAYVNEAKRQVFGQVAIDSLAGPSEVAIIADRNVPEKYVIYDIMAQVEHDPMAKAYLLCECKRKIARIKAGLPKEAFKQLKIVHCSQEKAVEKVNIIAPEHLELLVKDFSKLIKSIKNAGAIFAGYQTPTVVGDYWAGPSHVLPTGGSARFSSGLSVMSFLKKTSYIEMNKSNKKAYKEIMAFAECEGMSYHKKSTQERYES, from the coding sequence ATGGATAAAAAGCGGATAAGCAATTATGTTTCCGATATAATCGAAGATATAAAGAAAAACGGCGATAAAGCTATTTTTAAATATCTCAAGAAGTTTGACGGCATTGATTTGTCTAAAAAGGGTTACAAAGTCTCTCAAAAGACAATTGATGAAGCCGTAAAATGTGTTCCTGCCTCATTAAAAAAAGTCTTAAAAGCCTCATATTCAAATGTATCAGCTTTTCACAAATATGAATACTCACAGATAAAAAAGAGCTGGAAATTTACAAAAAACGGCGTGACGGTCGGACAATTTTATAATTCCATAGAATCGGTGGGGCTTTATATTCCAGGCGGACATTTTTCTTATCCTTCTACCGTGATAATGGCTGCCATTGCGGCAAAAGCTGCTGGTGTTAAAAGAATAGTTATGGCAACGCCGCCTAACAAGATGAGTGATGCAGTTCTTTATACAGCTCGATTATGCGGTATAGAAGAGATATACTGTATCGGTGGAATAATGGCCGTTGCCGCTCTGGCTTATGGGAGCGAAACCATAAAAAAAGTTGATATGATTGTCGGTCCAGGAAATGCTTACGTAAATGAAGCCAAAAGGCAGGTATTCGGGCAAGTGGCGATAGATTCGCTGGCAGGCCCGAGTGAAGTCGCTATAATAGCCGATAGAAACGTTCCAGAAAAATATGTTATTTATGATATAATGGCGCAGGTTGAACATGATCCTATGGCAAAAGCATATCTATTATGCGAGTGTAAAAGAAAAATAGCGAGAATTAAAGCTGGACTTCCCAAAGAAGCGTTTAAACAATTGAAAATCGTGCATTGTTCACAGGAAAAAGCCGTTGAGAAAGTTAATATTATAGCTCCAGAACATCTTGAACTTTTGGTAAAAGATTTTTCAAAACTCATAAAAAGCATAAAAAATGCAGGAGCAATTTTTGCCGGTTATCAGACACCTACTGTAGTCGGAGACTATTGGGCGGGTCCATCTCACGTTTTGCCGACTGGTGGATCGGCAAGATTTTCAAGTGGATTGTCGGTAATGTCATTTTTAAAGAAAACCTCTTATATCGAAATGAATAAAAGTAATAAAAAAGCTTATAAAGAAATTATGGCTTTCGCGGAGTGTGAGGGAATGTCATACCATAAAAAATCCACACAGGAGAGATATGAAAGTTAA
- the hisB gene encoding imidazoleglycerol-phosphate dehydratase HisB, giving the protein MKQRKAKIRRKTNETNVFVDLNLDKTVKPYISSGIGFMDHMFNLFAVHSAIALKIKASGDTYIDDHHLVEDIGITLGLALKEAIGDKKGIARYGHFLLPMDEALSYVALDFSGRFYLSYEADIKFQTTGFNYDLIQEFFYALASNAGMTLHIKMIKGRNNHHIAESIFKAFGRSLKQSVSYSKGKRTIPSTKGIL; this is encoded by the coding sequence ATGAAACAGAGAAAAGCAAAAATAAGAAGAAAAACAAACGAAACTAACGTTTTTGTGGACTTAAATCTTGACAAAACCGTAAAGCCCTATATTTCATCTGGGATAGGTTTTATGGATCATATGTTTAATTTATTTGCTGTCCATTCAGCTATAGCGTTGAAAATCAAAGCTTCCGGGGATACTTACATAGACGATCATCATCTGGTCGAAGATATAGGAATAACGTTAGGACTTGCGCTGAAAGAAGCGATAGGTGATAAAAAAGGGATTGCCCGTTACGGACATTTTCTTCTTCCTATGGATGAGGCTTTAAGTTATGTCGCTTTAGATTTTTCGGGAAGATTTTATTTAAGCTATGAAGCCGATATTAAATTTCAGACGACAGGATTCAACTATGATTTAATACAGGAATTTTTTTATGCCCTTGCCAGCAATGCGGGTATGACGCTGCACATAAAAATGATAAAAGGAAGAAACAATCATCATATTGCCGAATCTATTTTTAAAGCTTTCGGCCGCTCGTTAAAACAGTCCGTGTCGTATTCAAAAGGCAAAAGGACAATTCCGTCGACAAAGGGCATTCTTTGA
- the hisH gene encoding imidazole glycerol phosphate synthase subunit HisH — MKQAKIAVIDYGFGNIKSVLNALAYCRAEGEVINSPEKILEYDGAILPGVGSFGPAADFLKSAGFDKAIHEYAGSGKMLLGICLGFQLFFTKGYENGRHQGLNLIEGEVKKFSFNDNNMKIPHMGWNKIAIADNVYAKKMFDGIDDKEDFYFVHSYYAMPENKEKVSSFCDYGIEFCSSIAYKNIWGSQFHPEKSGEKGLKILSNFINEVEK, encoded by the coding sequence ATGAAACAGGCAAAAATAGCGGTTATCGATTATGGTTTTGGAAATATTAAAAGCGTTTTAAATGCTTTGGCATATTGTCGAGCGGAAGGTGAAGTAATAAACTCTCCGGAAAAAATATTGGAATATGACGGCGCAATACTTCCTGGAGTAGGCTCGTTTGGGCCTGCTGCAGATTTTCTGAAATCTGCAGGGTTTGACAAAGCCATACATGAATATGCTGGGTCGGGAAAAATGCTTTTAGGCATATGTCTCGGTTTTCAGCTTTTTTTTACAAAAGGATATGAGAACGGTCGGCATCAAGGACTTAATCTCATAGAAGGTGAAGTTAAAAAATTTTCGTTTAATGACAATAATATGAAAATTCCACATATGGGCTGGAATAAAATCGCTATTGCGGATAATGTTTATGCAAAAAAGATGTTTGACGGTATAGATGATAAAGAAGATTTTTATTTCGTGCATTCATATTATGCCATGCCAGAAAATAAAGAAAAAGTTTCAAGTTTTTGCGATTACGGTATAGAGTTCTGTTCTTCAATAGCGTACAAAAATATATGGGGAAGCCAGTTTCACCCTGAAAAAAGCGGAGAAAAAGGATTGAAAATATTAAGCAATTTCATAAATGAGGTAGAGAAATGA
- the hisA gene encoding 1-(5-phosphoribosyl)-5-[(5-phosphoribosylamino)methylideneamino]imidazole-4-carboxamide isomerase — MIIIPAIDIRQGNSVRLKQGKIDEETIHSMDPVFIAKLWKAKGAERIHVVDLDGAFSGTGQNSKIIKEICNCVEIPIEVGGGIRNMERVNEIFKLGASYVILGTVAVYNPEIVRKAIDKYGAEKIIVAVDAKDGKVAIGGWKDITPLGVSELIEKLKEIGVKEILYTDISRDGMLAGPDFEGLKKLFKSGMRIIASGGVKTVDDLIKLKEYEDDGVFAAIVGSALYTDDFKLEDAIKILEALDNKEK, encoded by the coding sequence ATGATTATAATTCCGGCGATTGATATAAGACAAGGCAACTCGGTCAGGCTTAAACAAGGGAAAATCGATGAAGAAACTATACATTCGATGGATCCTGTTTTTATCGCAAAACTGTGGAAAGCAAAAGGTGCTGAAAGAATACATGTTGTCGATTTGGATGGCGCTTTCAGTGGAACCGGACAGAACTCAAAAATAATAAAAGAGATATGTAACTGTGTGGAGATTCCCATTGAAGTCGGCGGCGGGATAAGAAATATGGAAAGGGTTAATGAAATTTTTAAATTGGGTGCATCTTATGTCATTTTGGGTACTGTGGCGGTGTACAATCCTGAAATAGTAAGAAAAGCGATAGACAAGTATGGCGCGGAAAAAATAATTGTTGCGGTAGATGCTAAAGATGGAAAAGTCGCTATAGGTGGCTGGAAAGACATAACGCCGCTTGGCGTTTCGGAGCTTATCGAAAAACTTAAAGAAATCGGTGTTAAAGAAATCCTTTATACCGATATTTCAAGAGACGGAATGCTTGCTGGTCCTGATTTTGAAGGCTTAAAAAAACTCTTTAAAAGCGGCATGCGCATAATAGCATCTGGAGGAGTTAAAACCGTTGATGATTTGATTAAACTTAAAGAATACGAGGATGATGGTGTTTTTGCAGCGATAGTCGGAAGTGCGTTGTATACAGATGATTTTAAGCTTGAAGATGCTATAAAAATTTTGGAAGCCTTAGATAATAAGGAAAAATAA
- the hisF gene encoding imidazole glycerol phosphate synthase subunit HisF, which produces MLGKRLIPCLDVNKGRVVKGTNFIDLRDAGDPVEVAERYNDEGADELVFLDITATHEGRDTTVDLVRRTAEKVFIPLTVGGGIRTLDDIRNLLNAGSDKVSLNSSAVKNPDIIKIASDKFGMQCIVVAVDAKKVSDNKWNVYIHGGRIDTRLDAVEWTKKVVSLGAGEILLTSMDKDGTKDGYDLELLKAVSNAVNIPVIASGGAGKIEHFADACENGASAVLAASLFHYKELTIKEVKNYLKSKNISVR; this is translated from the coding sequence ATGCTGGGAAAAAGGCTGATACCCTGTTTAGACGTAAATAAAGGTCGTGTTGTCAAAGGCACAAATTTCATTGATTTAAGAGACGCTGGAGATCCTGTTGAAGTGGCGGAAAGATATAATGACGAAGGCGCAGATGAACTGGTTTTTCTTGACATTACGGCCACTCACGAGGGGAGAGACACTACGGTAGATTTGGTAAGAAGAACAGCTGAAAAAGTTTTTATACCTCTTACAGTTGGTGGCGGCATCAGAACTCTTGATGATATAAGGAATCTTTTAAACGCCGGATCGGATAAAGTTTCCTTAAATTCTTCTGCAGTTAAAAATCCGGATATAATAAAAATCGCAAGCGATAAATTTGGAATGCAGTGCATAGTCGTAGCGGTAGATGCTAAAAAAGTGTCGGATAATAAATGGAACGTTTACATTCACGGCGGTAGAATCGATACGAGGCTTGACGCAGTTGAGTGGACTAAGAAAGTCGTCTCTTTGGGAGCGGGTGAGATCCTTCTTACAAGCATGGATAAAGACGGTACAAAAGATGGCTATGATTTGGAACTCCTAAAAGCTGTGTCGAATGCGGTAAATATTCCAGTGATAGCTTCCGGAGGAGCGGGTAAAATCGAACATTTTGCTGATGCATGTGAAAATGGAGCATCGGCGGTTTTGGCGGCGTCCTTGTTTCATTATAAAGAACTTACAATTAAAGAAGTTAAAAATTATTTAAAATCTAAAAATATTTCCGTAAGGTAA
- the hisI gene encoding phosphoribosyl-AMP cyclohydrolase translates to MKKVIKVLKFDEKGLIPVVVQDWKDNTVLMVAYMNKEAVKRTLKTKKATFWSRSRQSFWVKGESSGNIQKVKEFYYDCDGDCIVIKVQQIGGAACHTGYRSCFFTKVTSSGNTKVVGKKIFDPAKVYKKGK, encoded by the coding sequence GTGAAAAAAGTAATTAAAGTTTTAAAATTTGACGAAAAAGGATTGATTCCCGTGGTTGTGCAGGATTGGAAAGACAATACCGTTTTAATGGTTGCTTATATGAATAAGGAAGCGGTAAAAAGAACGCTTAAAACGAAGAAAGCTACGTTCTGGAGCCGTTCAAGACAATCTTTCTGGGTTAAAGGCGAAAGTTCGGGAAACATACAGAAAGTTAAAGAATTTTATTATGACTGCGATGGCGACTGTATAGTCATAAAGGTGCAACAGATAGGTGGAGCAGCATGCCATACAGGTTACAGAAGCTGTTTCTTTACAAAAGTAACATCTTCCGGAAATACTAAAGTCGTAGGGAAAAAAATATTTGATCCAGCGAAAGTATATAAAAAAGGAAAATAA
- a CDS encoding phosphoribosylanthranilate isomerase: MAKVKICGLANYNDALNATNLGADFLGFHFIKESPKKVSEKLIAGIVSKLPPFVTPVGVFLGQEENVIYKTVKKCGLKNIQFNGSETADFCKSVREKLGVKVFKYFKLEGDENALLKLQLYSEKVDYFVIDVSYVDVDTVKYNYELVSKAADLKVPLFISGNIKPEEVKEVLSSASPFGLDADTGIERLPKRKDYDKMNTFIRYAHGLK, encoded by the coding sequence ATGGCAAAAGTGAAAATATGCGGTCTTGCAAACTATAATGACGCACTTAACGCCACGAATTTAGGTGCTGATTTTTTAGGATTTCATTTTATAAAAGAATCTCCAAAAAAAGTGTCTGAAAAACTTATCGCGGGTATAGTTTCCAAGCTGCCACCTTTTGTAACGCCGGTGGGTGTTTTTCTTGGGCAGGAAGAAAATGTTATATATAAAACCGTAAAAAAATGTGGTCTAAAAAACATACAGTTTAACGGAAGCGAAACTGCGGATTTTTGTAAATCAGTACGTGAGAAACTCGGAGTAAAGGTTTTTAAATATTTTAAACTTGAAGGAGATGAAAATGCACTTTTAAAACTTCAGCTGTATTCGGAAAAAGTCGATTATTTTGTAATCGACGTTTCTTATGTTGACGTCGACACCGTAAAATATAATTATGAACTTGTGTCAAAAGCAGCGGACTTGAAAGTTCCACTTTTTATTTCCGGAAACATAAAACCCGAAGAAGTTAAAGAGGTGTTAAGCTCTGCCTCTCCTTTCGGTTTGGATGCAGACACGGGAATCGAAAGGCTTCCGAAAAGAAAAGATTATGACAAAATGAATACATTTATAAGGTATGCTCACGGATTAAAGTAA
- a CDS encoding KpsF/GutQ family sugar-phosphate isomerase, with protein sequence MNNKIAKETLEIESKAVQEQLKHLDFNFDRAVSLIKNCKGRVVVMGLGKSGLIGRKISATMSSVGIPSAFLHPSEGLHGDIGMIMRTDVVIMLSYSGETDEIKKVLPVLLRMKIKVIVMSGKVKALVWKDCGCVIDCSVEKEACPYNLAPTSSTTAMLAMGDALALTVSNLKGFKRENLALLHPLGAIGKKLTMKVGDIMRKGKQNPVIKQNATVEEALLIMTGTRMGATSIVDSSGKITGFFTDGDLRRHLQRDEKILKKKIIEVMTRDPRTVMPEMMAVEAAEILNRYNIDNIPVVNSKGTLLGILDQGDLLAEGIF encoded by the coding sequence ATGAATAATAAAATTGCAAAAGAGACTCTTGAAATAGAGTCCAAAGCAGTACAAGAACAGCTTAAGCATCTTGACTTTAACTTTGACAGAGCGGTAAGTTTGATAAAAAACTGTAAAGGAAGAGTCGTGGTTATGGGTTTGGGAAAATCTGGACTTATAGGAAGAAAAATTTCAGCTACAATGTCTTCGGTCGGTATTCCTTCGGCTTTTCTTCATCCTTCGGAAGGGCTTCACGGCGATATAGGTATGATTATGAGAACCGATGTGGTTATAATGCTTTCCTATTCAGGAGAAACTGATGAGATTAAAAAAGTCTTGCCTGTTTTGCTGAGAATGAAAATAAAAGTTATAGTTATGAGCGGAAAAGTAAAAGCGTTGGTCTGGAAAGACTGCGGCTGTGTAATAGATTGTAGCGTTGAAAAAGAAGCATGTCCTTATAATCTTGCGCCTACTTCTTCTACGACAGCTATGCTTGCAATGGGAGATGCCTTGGCACTTACGGTTTCGAATCTGAAAGGTTTTAAAAGGGAAAATCTCGCGTTGTTGCACCCTCTTGGCGCCATAGGCAAAAAACTTACGATGAAAGTTGGAGACATAATGAGAAAAGGTAAACAAAATCCGGTAATAAAACAAAATGCTACCGTAGAAGAAGCTCTTTTGATTATGACAGGAACAAGAATGGGAGCGACGAGCATAGTTGATTCGTCGGGAAAGATTACAGGATTTTTTACCGATGGTGATTTAAGAAGGCATTTGCAGCGCGATGAGAAAATATTAAAGAAGAAAATAATCGAAGTTATGACAAGAGATCCTCGTACTGTAATGCCTGAAATGATGGCCGTTGAAGCGGCAGAAATTTTAAACAGGTATAATATAGATAATATTCCGGTCGTGAATTCCAAAGGAACCCTTTTGGGAATTTTGGATCAGGGTGATTTGCTGGCTGAGGGAATATTTTAA